From Onychostoma macrolepis isolate SWU-2019 chromosome 19, ASM1243209v1, whole genome shotgun sequence, a single genomic window includes:
- the hepacam2 gene encoding HEPACAM family member 2: MAKQLYFTQVLNGDSSVLEAGPGVCVQMDVGGASSSFSFPWQILSPVPFSCQTASRDYIAEMECVGVAMFLLMFTFFLIFPGTESKCTECVSLQPTQHGKVGDSMLLKVETHFDVQNVMFQGSWCKIKPNNTLLVTFDNIKAILNLRLTNRLELSLPDISLKFERLYEDTQGEYELQINIIFPGIPSPVAITKRVTVTVSVPVSMPVINKTPESELVEDRDNVTLTCSVEHGTNVQYKWLKNNMVIGRSERHTFSQDYGTLVINPIKKEDIGQYICEAQNHISSNLSKPAELIVFYGPYNLAVNSEQGLKTEGVFMVNSEELVFFECIADSNPPNTCVWISKTKNSTEVLMIGPRFEVKPYELTQGKEFLCRAFNNMTKKQDETKFTLLMTTGKGKAKYSQEGSALSSLTFITISSVIIIVCMMFVLLRKSCHPRRMIKTIYRRPMTEQRGLHRSGHEDATEDFGIYEFVSVPGKMDSTQASCRSLTRLDSVKDLHTTIYDVIKHVPETPTLSLLK, from the exons ATGGCAAAACAACTATATTTTACCCAAGTTTTGAAT GGTGACAGCAGTGTTTTGGAAGCTGGGCCAGGTGTATGTGTCCAAATGGATGTGGGAGGGGCCTCAAGCAGCTTCTCATTTCCCTGGCAAATACTGTCACCAGTTCCCTTTTCTTGTCAAACAGCTTCTAGAGATTATATAGCAGAAATGGAATGTGTTGGAGTCGCTATGTTTCTGCTCATGTTCACCTTTTTTCTAATCTTTCCCG GTACGGAATCTAAATGCACTGAATGCGTTTCACTGCAGCCCACACAGCATGGCAAAGTGGGGGACTCGATGCTCCTCAAAGTTGAGACTCATTTTGATGTCCAGAATGTGATGTTCCAGGGGTCCTGGTGCAAGATTAAGCCTAATAACACTCTTTTGGTCACTTTCGACAACATAAAAGCCATCCTAAATCTGCGCCTAACGAACCGTCTGGAACTCAGTTTGCCTGATATCTCACTCAAATTTGAGCGTCTATATGAGGACACACAGGGAGAATATGAGCTGCAGATCAACATCATCTTCCCAGGAATTCCCAGTCCAGTTGCTATCACAAAAAGAGTGACAGTCACAGTCAGCG TGCCTGTGTCCATGCCCGTTATTAATAAGACCCCAGAATCAGAACTGGTGGAAGACAGGGACAATGTGACGCTGACATGTTCTGTTGAACATGGGACAAATGTTCAGTACAAATGGCTAAAAAACAACATGGTGATTGGTCGCAGTGAGCGGCATACATTCTCACAAGATTATGGGACACTTGTTATTAACCCTATCAAGAAAGAAGATATCGGTCAGTACATTTGTGAGGCCCAAAACCACATTAGCAGTAACCTAAGCAAACCGGCTGAActcattgttttct ATGGGCCTTATAACCTGGCAGTAAATTCTGAACAAGGTCTGAAAACTGAAGGGGTGTTCATGGTGAACTCGGAAGAACTGGTCTTTTTTGAGTGCATTGCGGACTCCAACCCTCCCAACACCTGCGTCTGGATCTCTAAGACGAAGAACAGCACAGAGGTTCTCATGATTGGACCACGGTTTGAAGTGAAGCCGTATGAATTAACACAGGGTAAAGAGTTCTTGTGCAGGGCATTCAACAATATGACTAAGAAGCAGGACGAGACCAAGTTCACACTGTTGATGACCACTGGCAAAG GAAAAGCAAAATATAGCCAGGAAGGGAGCGCGCTGTCTTCATTGACTTTCATTACAATCTCTTCAGTCATCATCATAGTGTGTATGATGTTTGTGCTCCTAAGAAAGAGCTGCCATCCAAGAAGAA TGATAAAGACTATCTACAGGCG GCCAATGACAGAGCAGAGAGGACTGCACCGCTCTG GTCATGAAGATGCGACTGAAGACTTTGGCATTTATGAATTTGTCTCTGTACCTGGGAAAATGGACTCAACAcag GCATCCTGCAGGTCTCTGACACGGCTGGATTCAGTCAAAGATTTGCATACCACCATCTATGATGTCATCAAACATGTGCCTGAAACTCCAACACTGAGTCTTTTGAAATGA
- the fam133b gene encoding protein FAM133: MGKRDNRVPYLNPIAAARARGPVPNSGPTIQDYLSRPRPSWEEVKEQLEKKKKGSRALADFEDRMNERWKKELEKNREKVLGGGEKKEKDKEKEKKEKKKEKKKSSRHSSSSSSSSSSSDSSSSSSSDFEDDDDKKNVKKKKKRKRSSARRASDDSDTESETDSRESSKKKKKKLDGEKDKDEKDGRMKRKAERSHSESSDESDVDRDAESKKKKHSSEEKEKITDKSKKKKKKKKHKKHSKKKKRKTSGSELD, from the exons ATGGGCAAGCGAGATAATAGAGTG CCGTACTTGAACCCAATAGCTGCTGCCAGAGCCAGAGGACCTGTTCCCAACTCCGGCCCCACAATTCAGGATTATCTAAGCAGACCACGGCCATCATG GGAAGAGGTAAAAGAACAGctggaaaagaaaaagaaaggctCCAGAGCCCTGGCTGATTTTGAAGACAGAATGAATGAG CGATGGAAGAAGGAACTGGAGAAAAACAGGGAGAAGGTACTTGGTGGAggtgaaaagaaagaaaaagacaagGAGAAGGAAAAGAAAGAG AAAAAGAAGGAGAAGAAAAAGTCCAGTAGG CATTCctcatcttcctcctcctcctcatcgaGTTCTGATTCCTCCTCCAGTTCTTCCTCAGACTTTGAAGATGAC GATGATaagaaaaatgtgaaaaagaagaaaaagaggaaaagatCCTCTGCCCGACGAGCATCTGATGACTCTGACACCGAGTCAGAGACTGATAGCAgg GAGTCATccaagaaaaagaagaagaaactgGATGGAGAGAAAGACAAG GATGAAAAGGACGGCCGAATGAAGAGGAAAGCTGAAAGGAGTCATTCAGAGTCCTCAGACGAGTCTGATGTAGACAGAGAT GCTGagtctaaaaagaaaaaacacagtaGTGAAGAGAAGGAGAAAATTACA GACAAGTctaagaagaaaaagaaaaagaagaagcaTAAGAAACacagcaaaaagaaaaagaggaagACTTCTGGCTCTGAGTTGGATTGA